In Palaemon carinicauda isolate YSFRI2023 chromosome 14, ASM3689809v2, whole genome shotgun sequence, the following proteins share a genomic window:
- the LOC137652928 gene encoding protein shuttle craft-like has product MSSFKNFLSCFNNSSCEKQLAGIVEAEGATSALRNMIDTRMNHLKSNWIFRMVNAIPWLRRRLPDITLLNDAVPDCHQGGSWFESILEYIPVFGHGRRQLRAQCEQEALVGRLKEYVNGFTGWKGYLLGPLYFGDRTQFELMKRISEDGSNIELLAEHMGINNPAVNSSGYNWLPVILMGGASVLLAQLLWNHASKDQTDGSTPEEQDGNLAEEKVEEEEEDKYQNYPDETENSNDNVGEYEDSKDENEEAQKSEELKERNNSTTGPIIDNSSDNFEEYEDSNEENEEAQKSEELKERNNSTKVPIIDNSSDNFKEYEDSNEENEEPQKSEELKERNNSTTGPIIDNSSDNFKEYEDSNEENEEPQKSEELKERNNSTTGPIIDNSSDNFKEYEDSNEENEEPQKSEELKERNISTKIPIIDNSSDNFKEYEDSNEENEEPQKSEELKERNNSTKVPIIDNSSDNFKEYEDSNEENEEPQKSEELKERNISTKVPIIDNSSDNFEEYEDSNEENEEPQKSEELKERKNSTKVPIIDNSSDNFEEYEDSNEENEEPQKSEELKERNNSTGPIIDNSSDNFKEYEDSNEENEEPQKSAEPEPLFEEETDHGTETPKTQDSSDNFGKKENSKEESGLRNSEFEPLSEEEIEKTDDKKKPPEGKRRGKEIADIERERICRRETMIKEMFKETYTCAICLENIRRRDKVWSCHKCYAILHVKCASSWSKASMQKTADWKCPSCNIKISHSRPIECFCFCGKVKNPYPTKYLYYDTPHSCGMLCQKPIQIDGKSCIHKCNVLCHPGPCVPCFKKVTTSCYCGSSTKYVHCRDRFFSCDKKCKKLLNCGMHWCQQACHGGPCEDCPENVDVKCHCGKTTKNVPCTSEALDKMSFSCQNVCSSPLECGNHNCEEMCHSGACDSCPMDVDAIKYCPCGKTSLQLLYECQNLPKRKNCLDSIPECDKICGRTLKCGEHGENHKCQRKCHEGPCDCPLTTLAKCRCGKIHERIPCSLLQDGEFKCKRQCKKYFNCKKHKCEEVCCNSDHKCPKLCSRALNCGNHLCNQLCHKGPCRRCDEVVMNKIRCHCGETVLLPPNDCGTKVLDCNGSCARFQKCLHTNTHKCHPDEDCPPCTELVSKKCIGNHKILPKAYCHEPQYSCGDLCRRPLPCKRHVCDQLCHSGDCITDIESYVCKQKCQVPRNTCGHQCGAKCHGGNCPKTKCEKVVRNTCRCGHRKLVLPCHENDKLFREIYPNAKLFITPKNWLKCNDTC; this is encoded by the coding sequence AGTGTGAACAGGAGGCGTTGGTTGGACGCCTGAAAGAGTATGTAAACGGTTTCACCGGTTGGAAAGGGTACTTGTTAGGACCACTTTACTTCGGTGACAGAACCCAGTTTGAACTCATGAAACGGATCTCGGAGGATGGATCTAACATCGAACTTCTGGCTGAACACATGGGCATCAATAACCCAGCAGTGAATAGTAGTGGGTATAATTGGTTACCCGTTATTCTTATGGGAGGTGCCTCTGTGTTGCTGGCCCAGCTTCTTTGGAACCATGCGTCAAAGGACCAGACTGACGGAAGTACGCCCGAGGAACAAGATGGAAATTTGGCTGAGGAAAAggttgaagaagaggaggaagacaaATACCAAAACTATCCAGACGAAACTGAAAACTCAAACGACAACGTTGGGGAATATGAAGATTCTAAGGATGAAAATGAGGAGGCACAAAAATCAGAAGAACTCAAAGAAAGGAACAATTCAACAACAGGACCAATAATTGATAATTCAAGCGATAATTTTGAGGAATATGAGGATTCTAATGAAGAAAATGAGGAGGCACAAAAATCAGAAGAACTCAAAGAAAGGAACAATTCAACAAAAGTACCAATAATTGATAATTCAAGCGATAATTTTAAGGAATATGAGGATTCTAATGAAGAAAATGAGGAGCCACAAAAATCAGAAGAACTCAAAGAAAGGAACAATTCAACAACAGGACCAATAATTGATAATTCAAGCGATAATTTTAAGGAATATGAGGATTCTAATGAAGAAAATGAGGAGCCACAAAAATCAGAAGAACTCAAAGAAAGGAACAATTCAACAACAGGACCAATAATTGATAATTCAAGCGATAATTTTAAGGAATATGAGGATTCTAATGAAGAAAATGAGGAGCCACAAAAATCAGAAGAACTCAAAGAAAGGAACATTTCAACAAAAATACCAATAATTGATAATTCAAGCGATAATTTTAAGGAATATGAGGATTCTAATGAAGAAAACGAGGAGCCACAAAAATCAGAAGAACTCAAAGAAAGGAACAATTCAACAAAAGTACCAATAATTGATAATTCAAGCGATAATTTTAAGGAATATGAGGATTCTAATGAAGAAAATGAGGAGCCACAAAAATCAGAAGAACTCAAAGAAAGGAACATTTCAACAAAAGTACCAATAATTGATAATTCAAGCGATAATTTTGAGGAATATGAGGATTCTAATGAAGAAAATGAGGAGCCACAAAAATCAGAAGAactcaaagaaagaaaaaattcaacAAAAGTACCAATAATTGATAATTCAAGCGATAATTTTGAGGAATATGAGGATTCTAATGAAGAAAATGAGGAGCCACAAAAATCAGAAGAACTCAAAGAAAGGAACAATTCAACAGGACCAATAATTGATAATTCAAGCGATAATTTTAAGGAATATGAGGATTCTAATGAAGAAAATGAGGAGCCACAAAAATCAGCAGAACCTGAGCCCCTATTTGAAGAGGAAACAGATCATGGAACGGAGACCCCAAAAACTCAGGATTCAAGcgataattttggaaaaaaagaaaattcaaaagaagaaagtGGGCTCAGGAATTCAGAATTTGAGCCCCTATCAGAAGAGGAAATAGAGAAAACCGATGATAAAAAGAAGCCCCCAGAAGGAAAAAGGAGGGGTAAGGAAATTGCAGATATAGAAAGAGAGCGAATTTGTAGGAGAGAGACTATGATTAAAGAGATGTTCAAAGAGACATACACTTGTGCAATTTGCTTAGAAAATATTCGTCGACGGGATAAAGTGTGGTCGTGCCACAAATGTTATGCTATTTTGCATGTTAAATGTGCTTCCTCATGGTCTAAAGCATCAATGCAGAAGACAGCAGACTGGAAATGTCCATCGTGCAATATTAAGATATCACATTCTCGGCCTATCGAGTGTTTCTGCTTCTGTGGTAAAGTGAAAAACCCATATCCTACCAAATACTTGTACTATGATACCCCACACTCTTGCGGCATGCTTTGTCAAAAACCTATTCAAATAGATGGTAAGTCTTGCATACATAAATGTAATGTACTTTGCCACCCAGGGCCCTGTGTTCCATGCTTCAAAAAAGTGACGACCTCTTGCTACTGTGGATCTTCTACAAAATATGTCCACTGCCGAGACCGCTTCTTTTCTTGTGATAAAAAGTGTAAAAAATTACTGAACTGTGGGATGCATTGGTGCCAACAAGCTTGCCATGGAGGTCCATGTGAAGACTGCCCAGAAAATGTTGATGTTAAGTGTCACTGCGGCAAAACTACAAAGAATGTCCCATGTACGAGTGAAGCCCTTGACAAGATGTCCTTCAGCTGCCAAAATGTATGTTCTTCACCACTGGAGTGTGGAAATCATAACTGTGAGGAGATGTGTCACAGTGGAGCTTGTGATTCTTGCCCCATGGATGTAGATGCCATTAAATATTGTCCCTGCGGTAAAACATCACTTCAGCTACTATATGAGTGTCAAAATTTGCCGAAAAGAAAAAATTGCTTGGACTCTATTCCCGAATGTGACAAAATATGTGGGCGCACATTAAAGTGTGGAGAACACGGTGAAAATCACAAGTGCCAGAGAAAATGTCACGAAGGACCATGTGATTGTCCTTTGACAACACTTGCAAAATGCAGATGTGGAAAAATCCATGAAAGAATACCTTGCAGTCTATTACAAGATGGAGAATTTAAGTGTAAGAGACAATGTAAAAAGTATTTTAATTGCAAGAAACATAAATGCGAAGAAGTGTGTTGTAATAGTGATCACAAATGCCCAAAACTTTGCAGTCGGGCACTAAATTGTGGAAATCATTTATGTAATCAGTTATGCCACAAAGGACCTTGCAGGAGATGTGATGAAGTTGTTATGAATAAGATCAGGTGTCACTGCGGAGAAACTGTTTTATTACCACCTAACGATTGTGGAACTAAAGTACTAGATTGCAACGGTTCCTGCGCTAGGTTCCAAAAATGTTTGCATACCAACACACACAAGTGCCACCCAGATGAAGACTGTCCCCCATGCACTGAATTGGTGAGCAAAAAATGTATTGGAAATCACAAGATATTGCCCAAGGCCTATTGCCATGAACCCCAATATTCCTGTGGAGACCTTTGCAGACGTCCTTTACCATGTAAAAGACATGTTTGCGACCAATTATGCCACAGTGGGGATTGCATTACAGATATAGAGAGTTATGTTTGCAAACAAAAATGTCAGGTCCCGAGAAACACTTGCGGTCATCAGTGTGGAGCTAAATGCCATGGAGGAAATTGTCCCAAAACAAAATGTGAAAAGGTGGTAAGGAACACATGTAGGTGTGGACATAGAAAGTTGGTTCTCCCATGTCATGAAAATGACAAATTATTTAGAGAAATATATCCAAATGCAAAACTATTCATAACGCCAAAGAACTGGCTGAAATGTAACGACACTTGCTAA